Proteins from a single region of Gossypium arboreum isolate Shixiya-1 chromosome 1, ASM2569848v2, whole genome shotgun sequence:
- the LOC108483039 gene encoding glutathione S-transferase U1-like, with the protein MGEEVKFHGMWASPFSRRVELALKLKAIPYQYIEEDLSNKTPSLLRYNPVHKKVPVLVHNDKPVAESMVIIEYMDETWENNHILPRDPYERAMARFYAKFIDDKVYQISTLFSFNNSLVKFYIRSMYYKFLTYLIFYLFSTLAKSVDLIPRIDRIVVSCVHVGEAREEKPETFSQ; encoded by the coding sequence ATGGGGGAAGAAGTGAAGTTTCACGGCAtgtgggcgagccctttcagccGAAGAGTGGAACTAGCACTCAAACTCAAAGCCATACCCTACCAATACATTGAAGAAGATTTGTCAAACAAGACCCCTTCGCTTCTACGTTATAATCCCGTTCATAAGAAAGTTCCTGTTTTAGTGCACAACGATAAACCAGTTGCCGAATCAATGGTCATTATCGAGTACATGGACGAGACCTGGGAAAACAACCACATTTTGCCTCGGGATCCTTATGAAAGAGCAATGGCTCGCTTCTATGCTAAATTCATTGACGATAAGGTATATCAAATTTCAACCCTTTTCTCATTCAACAATAGTTTGGTCAAATTCTATATAAGGTCCATGTATTATAAGTTTTTGACATATCTAATTTTCTACTTATTTAGCACATTAGCTAAGAGTGTTGACCTTATTCCCAGGATCGATAGGATAGTTGTGTCATGTGTGCATGTAGGTGAAGCTCGGGAGGAAAAACCAGAGACTTTTTCCCAATAA
- the LOC108482515 gene encoding glutathione S-transferase U7-like: protein MKWRTIFSSKTMGDDEEVKVFGMWASPYSRRVELALKLKGIPYEYIEEDLSNKSALLIKHNPVHQKIPVLVHNGKSIPESLVILEYIDETWRNNPILLSQDPYDRAMARFWAKFIDEKILSTTRKVSFTTGKEQEHAIEEVTEQLKLLENEVKGKAYFGGEGIGYVDIVANFLVFWFGNLQEALGINIFSQHKFPFIFEWIQKQLKIDMVDESRIPKDKHLTYIRTRLAAFKSASK, encoded by the exons ATGAAGTGGCGAACCATTTTCAGTTCAAAAACCATGGGGGATGATGAAGAAGTGAAGGTATTTGGGATGTGGGCAAGCCCTTACAGTCGCAGGGTTGAACTGGCCTTGAAACTAAAGGGAATACCATATGAATACATTGAAGAAGATTTATCCAACAAGAGCGCTTTGCTTATCAAACATAATCCAGTTCATCAAAAAATCCCAGTCCTTGTTCATAATGGGAAATCAATACCAGAATCACTTGTAATCTTAGAGTACATCGATGAAACCTGGAGGAACAATCCTATTCTTTTGTCTCAAGATCCTTATGATAGAGCCATGGCTCGGTTCTGGGCTAAGTTCATTGACGAAAAG ATACTGAGCACAACAAGGAAGGTTAGTTTTACCACAGGAAAGGAACAAGAGCATGCAATTGAAGAAGTAACTGAGCAGCTAAAACTGCTGGAGAATGAAGTGAAAGGGAAAGCCTATTTTGGAGGTGAGGGTATTGGATATGTTGATATCGTTGCCAATTTCTTGGTATTCTGGTTTGGAAAcctgcaagaggctttgggaatCAATATCTTCTCGCAACACAAATTTCCATTCATATTTGAATGGATCCAAAAGCAGCTCAAGATCGATATGGTGGACGAAAGCCGGATTCCCAAGGACAAACATCTCACTTACATCCGAACTCGACTCGCAGCCTTCAAGTCTGCATCCAAGTAA